One window from the genome of Leptospira johnsonii encodes:
- a CDS encoding methylated-DNA--[protein]-cysteine S-methyltransferase: MILSKEIQSPLGILLAGAVEEGICLLEFTEKERLELQLSRLKKVFGEDIQPGESRFFHQLEEQLKEYFEGKRKEFDIPLVVLGTDFQKKAWEALHSVVYGKTNSYEAQAIRIGDKNAVRAVAKANGENRIAILIPCHRIIGKTGDLTGYGGGLWRKKFLLELEQKYSDSPTLPFFRGE, encoded by the coding sequence ATGATCCTCAGTAAAGAAATCCAATCCCCATTAGGAATACTTCTCGCGGGCGCGGTGGAAGAAGGTATCTGCCTTTTAGAATTCACGGAAAAAGAGAGGTTAGAACTCCAACTCTCACGATTGAAGAAAGTCTTTGGAGAAGATATCCAACCGGGAGAAAGTAGATTTTTCCATCAGTTAGAAGAACAGCTTAAGGAATATTTCGAAGGTAAAAGAAAAGAATTCGATATTCCTCTAGTAGTCTTAGGCACCGACTTCCAGAAAAAAGCTTGGGAGGCCCTACATTCGGTAGTTTATGGAAAGACAAATTCCTACGAAGCCCAAGCGATCCGGATCGGAGACAAAAACGCAGTCCGGGCTGTAGCAAAAGCAAATGGAGAAAATCGGATCGCTATTCTGATCCCATGTCATAGGATCATAGGAAAAACCGGAGATCTCACAGGATACGGAGGAGGACTTTGGAGAAAAAAATTCCTGCTCGAATTAGAGCAAAAATATTCCGATTCTCCTACTTTACCTTTTTTCCGAGGTGAATGA
- a CDS encoding LIC_10572 family protein, giving the protein MANRRKPPRKTSGNKKQESSHKHPGGGNRGHQQKKRPEHGRSNRHQQHTVASKISETMKELPMKAPQSGGSSGTLVKVIGFLAVALIVFFGYFIVQEYLDKTPVYGKHGWDEEAGSPVAWEDAVRYCSSRRKRLPDKEELKVFSKRADKKIKTIGLFWSTSAAGDKGDYMTVNLSSGDFSPSPSTNKFAVICVK; this is encoded by the coding sequence ATGGCGAACCGTCGTAAGCCTCCCCGCAAAACTTCCGGGAATAAAAAACAAGAATCTTCCCACAAACACCCAGGCGGAGGAAACCGCGGTCATCAGCAGAAAAAAAGACCGGAGCATGGTCGTTCGAATCGCCACCAACAGCATACCGTAGCTAGTAAAATTTCAGAAACGATGAAAGAACTTCCTATGAAAGCTCCTCAATCCGGAGGAAGTTCGGGCACTCTTGTAAAAGTCATTGGATTTCTCGCGGTCGCATTGATCGTATTTTTCGGATATTTTATCGTTCAAGAATATTTAGATAAGACCCCTGTTTATGGAAAACATGGTTGGGACGAAGAAGCTGGATCTCCTGTAGCTTGGGAAGATGCAGTTCGTTATTGTTCTTCCAGAAGAAAAAGACTCCCAGACAAGGAAGAGCTTAAGGTGTTTTCCAAAAGAGCGGATAAAAAGATCAAAACCATTGGGTTGTTTTGGTCTACAAGTGCTGCGGGAGACAAAGGGGACTATATGACGGTAAACTTGAGCAGCGGAGATTTTTCTCCAAGTCCCAGCACAAACAAATTCGCAGTAATTTGTGTGAAATGA
- a CDS encoding acetyl-CoA C-acetyltransferase, with protein sequence MEEAVLLDGIRTPFGNFGGTLKDVSAVDLGVLVSKSLLERTGVNPSDIGESIFGNVVPTGKEAIYLARHIGLKTGLPITVPALTLNRLCGSGMEAIIQAAKKIYLGESEAVLAGGSESMSNAPYVVRNARWGVRYGSAEFEDTLEQGLTDQYVGLIMGATAENLADQYKISRAEQDEWAGISQTRAEKATVEGRLKEEILPVTVGGKKPITLEKDEFIKGAASIEKLSALKPAFRDGGTVTAGNASGLNDGAAATIVTSASYAKKIGKKPLAIIRGYGHAGCGPAKMGIGPALAIPIALKKAGLKLSDMSLVEVNEAFAAQYLAVQKELGLNPEITNVNGGAVAIGHPLGASGARVTITLAYELRRRKAKYGVASLCIGGGQGIALILENPEA encoded by the coding sequence ATGGAAGAAGCAGTTTTGTTGGACGGAATCCGCACCCCTTTCGGAAATTTCGGCGGAACATTAAAAGATGTAAGCGCAGTAGATTTAGGAGTTTTAGTTTCTAAATCCTTGCTGGAAAGAACAGGAGTCAATCCTTCCGATATAGGTGAGTCTATTTTCGGGAACGTGGTCCCCACAGGAAAAGAAGCCATCTATCTTGCTAGACATATTGGACTCAAAACAGGATTACCTATCACTGTACCTGCTTTGACCTTAAACAGACTTTGCGGATCCGGAATGGAAGCAATCATCCAAGCAGCTAAAAAGATCTACTTAGGAGAATCGGAAGCGGTTCTTGCAGGAGGGTCCGAATCCATGAGTAATGCTCCTTATGTTGTGCGTAACGCTAGATGGGGAGTTAGATACGGTTCCGCGGAATTTGAGGACACATTAGAGCAAGGATTAACCGACCAATACGTTGGACTCATTATGGGCGCCACTGCGGAAAATCTTGCAGACCAATATAAGATCAGCAGAGCTGAACAAGACGAGTGGGCAGGAATTTCCCAAACCAGAGCGGAAAAAGCAACGGTAGAAGGTAGGCTAAAAGAAGAGATCCTTCCTGTAACCGTCGGCGGCAAAAAACCGATTACATTAGAAAAAGATGAATTTATCAAAGGTGCTGCTTCTATCGAAAAACTTTCTGCACTAAAACCTGCATTTAGAGACGGTGGGACAGTAACTGCAGGAAATGCATCCGGTCTAAACGATGGAGCGGCAGCTACAATCGTTACCTCCGCTTCTTACGCCAAAAAAATAGGTAAAAAACCTTTGGCAATCATCAGAGGATACGGACACGCAGGATGTGGCCCGGCTAAAATGGGGATCGGGCCTGCATTAGCAATTCCGATCGCACTCAAAAAAGCAGGCTTAAAACTATCCGACATGAGCCTTGTAGAAGTAAATGAAGCGTTTGCAGCTCAGTATCTTGCAGTCCAAAAGGAATTGGGCTTAAATCCTGAGATCACTAACGTAAATGGTGGAGCAGTCGCAATCGGACATCCGCTCGGTGCAAGCGGCGCAAGAGTGACCATCACTTTGGCTTACGAACTTAGAAGGAGAAAGGCAAAATATGGAGTCGCTTCTCTTTGTATCGGTGGGGGCCAAGGGATCGCTCTAATTCTGGAAAACCCGGAAGCCTAA
- a CDS encoding amidohydrolase family protein — MAPQIRKISGKFQNSKGSFIGTIELDPKTGLINSVQKEKILQSSNAEELTFDPEKFVIFSGFGDIHVHAREDESGKHKYKEDFLSAGNAAINGGVIHIADMPNNPIPPTDDITYSKKRELADHSPIRITLYAGIGPHTKPLKAHVPYKAFMGPSIGELFFYSNEQLEETIRHYKGCNVSFHCEDPEVLEKSQNETYHEDRRPAIAETLATDFALYLIEKYELIGKLCHYSTEEGLKKIIEARKRGVKVKCEVTPTHLYFDRTMLTDENRHWFQMNPPLRGPEDKEALLQGIKEGWIDFLATDHAPHSIEEKLKGTSGISQLDTYSLFVTWLHKIAGISLEKISEICAENPGDFVAEFLPKEYGKGFGKVEEGYCGSFTVLDFATPTTFKKEDIKSKSGWSPFEGVTFPGSIAAVIHLGKKVK; from the coding sequence ATGGCTCCTCAAATCCGGAAAATTTCGGGAAAATTCCAAAACTCTAAAGGATCTTTTATAGGGACGATAGAGCTGGATCCGAAAACCGGTCTTATAAATTCCGTCCAGAAAGAAAAAATATTACAATCTTCTAATGCAGAAGAGCTGACTTTTGATCCGGAAAAATTCGTGATCTTTTCAGGTTTCGGTGATATTCATGTGCACGCAAGAGAAGACGAATCCGGAAAACATAAATACAAAGAAGATTTTTTATCCGCAGGAAATGCTGCGATTAACGGAGGTGTGATCCATATCGCGGACATGCCCAATAATCCGATCCCTCCTACTGACGATATTACTTATTCTAAAAAGAGAGAACTCGCGGATCATTCTCCTATTCGGATCACTTTATATGCGGGTATAGGTCCTCATACAAAACCTCTAAAAGCTCATGTTCCGTACAAGGCATTCATGGGACCTTCTATCGGCGAATTATTCTTTTATTCCAACGAGCAGTTGGAAGAAACCATTCGTCATTACAAAGGTTGTAATGTTAGTTTTCATTGTGAAGATCCTGAAGTTTTAGAAAAGAGCCAAAACGAAACCTATCATGAGGATAGAAGGCCCGCTATTGCAGAAACTTTGGCTACCGATTTTGCACTGTATCTGATCGAAAAATACGAACTCATCGGAAAGTTATGCCATTATTCTACGGAAGAAGGTTTAAAAAAGATCATAGAAGCCAGGAAGAGGGGCGTTAAAGTAAAATGCGAAGTGACTCCTACTCATTTGTATTTTGATCGAACCATGCTTACGGATGAGAATCGTCATTGGTTCCAGATGAATCCACCTTTAAGAGGACCGGAAGACAAAGAGGCTTTACTCCAAGGAATTAAAGAAGGCTGGATAGACTTCTTAGCTACTGATCATGCTCCTCATTCGATCGAAGAAAAACTAAAAGGTACGTCCGGTATTTCTCAACTCGATACGTATTCTTTATTCGTGACTTGGCTTCATAAGATCGCGGGAATTTCTCTGGAAAAAATTTCAGAAATTTGTGCGGAGAATCCGGGCGATTTCGTGGCAGAGTTTTTGCCTAAAGAATACGGAAAAGGATTCGGAAAAGTTGAAGAAGGTTATTGCGGAAGTTTTACGGTTCTGGATTTTGCAACTCCGACTACATTCAAAAAAGAAGATATAAAAAGTAAAAGTGGTTGGTCTCCTTTCGAGGGTGTCACGTTTCCCGGAAGTATTGCTGCTGTCATTCACCTCGGAAAAAAGGTAAAGTAG
- a CDS encoding LLM class flavin-dependent oxidoreductase: MIRLSVLDQSPIRKGGTAFQAVRETIELAKLTDRLGYHRYWVSEHHNILGLAGSSPEVLISHLAGETKGIRMGSGGIMLPNHSSLKVAENFRMLETLFPGRIDLGLGRAPGGDRLTAAILNPSNSFVQNDFIQQLVDLRDFLTDNAEPDSIQEKVKAIPVAETCPELWILTSSGESALIAAHFGMALSFAQFINPTGGYASIQAYKERFQPSEALPAPQASVGIFVLCADTKEKAEELQAVMDRQLLNIEKGISEGILSYEEIKPYVYSDMERVRLLHNRGRMIAGTPDTIKKRILDLTQEYGIDEVVVSTITYDFKDRVRSYELLAEAFELEKRL; encoded by the coding sequence ATGATCCGATTAAGTGTTTTAGATCAGTCTCCAATTCGCAAAGGTGGAACTGCGTTCCAGGCGGTCCGAGAGACGATTGAACTTGCGAAACTGACTGATAGGTTGGGATACCATAGATATTGGGTTTCAGAACATCATAATATTCTAGGATTAGCCGGATCTTCTCCTGAAGTTTTGATCTCGCATCTTGCCGGTGAAACGAAAGGGATCCGCATGGGTTCCGGAGGGATTATGCTTCCTAATCATAGTTCTCTCAAAGTGGCTGAAAATTTTAGGATGCTCGAAACTCTTTTTCCGGGAAGGATAGATTTGGGACTAGGCAGGGCTCCCGGCGGAGATCGACTAACAGCCGCTATATTGAATCCTTCTAACAGTTTTGTTCAGAATGATTTTATCCAACAACTGGTGGACTTACGAGATTTCTTGACGGATAATGCGGAACCGGATTCCATTCAAGAGAAAGTAAAAGCGATCCCAGTTGCAGAAACCTGTCCCGAACTTTGGATCTTAACTTCTAGTGGAGAAAGCGCTTTGATCGCGGCCCATTTCGGGATGGCTCTTTCTTTTGCTCAGTTTATAAATCCTACAGGGGGATATGCGAGCATTCAGGCTTATAAGGAAAGATTCCAACCTTCCGAAGCGCTTCCAGCTCCTCAAGCAAGTGTCGGTATTTTTGTGTTATGCGCTGATACAAAAGAGAAGGCAGAAGAACTACAGGCTGTAATGGACAGACAACTTTTAAATATTGAAAAAGGGATTAGCGAAGGTATACTTTCCTATGAAGAGATTAAACCGTACGTGTATTCCGATATGGAAAGGGTTAGACTATTACACAATCGGGGAAGAATGATTGCAGGAACTCCTGATACGATCAAAAAAAGGATTTTAGATCTGACCCAAGAATACGGAATTGATGAAGTAGTGGTTTCTACTATCACATATGATTTTAAGGACAGGGTTCGTTCTTACGAACTTTTGGCAGAAGCTTTCGAATTAGAAAAAAGATTATAA
- a CDS encoding SDR family NAD(P)-dependent oxidoreductase translates to MDTQLKDKIALVTGSTAGIGLAIATGLAAEGAQVIVNGRTKVRVEEAISIIHKKFPKADLLGMEADFSNKEEVNKIASKFPNVDILVNNVGIFEPKDFVEIPDEDWIRFFEVNVLSGVRLSRAYLPSMLKKNWGRILFVSSESGIQIPSEMIHYGVTKSAQISLGRGIAELTKGTNVTVNSILPGPTRSEGVEGFLEDLAKQQNVSTTTIEKEFFKNARPTSLLQRFATVEEVANLAVYLSSPLSSATNGAALRVDGGVVKSAF, encoded by the coding sequence ATGGATACCCAACTTAAAGATAAAATCGCTTTAGTCACCGGATCAACCGCCGGGATTGGACTCGCAATTGCCACTGGCCTTGCAGCAGAAGGAGCCCAGGTCATCGTAAATGGAAGGACCAAAGTCAGAGTAGAAGAAGCAATCTCAATCATTCACAAAAAATTCCCCAAAGCGGATCTTCTTGGAATGGAAGCGGATTTTTCCAACAAAGAAGAAGTTAACAAAATCGCATCAAAATTTCCTAATGTAGATATTCTTGTGAACAATGTCGGGATTTTCGAGCCCAAAGACTTTGTAGAGATCCCTGACGAAGACTGGATACGGTTTTTCGAAGTGAACGTTCTAAGCGGAGTCAGACTTTCCAGAGCGTATTTACCTTCTATGCTCAAAAAGAATTGGGGAAGGATCTTATTTGTATCTAGCGAGTCCGGGATACAGATCCCGAGTGAAATGATCCATTATGGAGTCACAAAAAGTGCACAGATCTCTTTAGGTAGGGGAATTGCAGAACTCACAAAGGGAACCAATGTGACTGTGAATTCTATTCTTCCAGGACCCACTCGCTCCGAAGGTGTGGAAGGATTCCTCGAAGACCTTGCGAAACAACAAAACGTTTCCACCACTACCATAGAAAAGGAATTTTTCAAAAACGCAAGACCCACTTCTCTATTACAAAGATTCGCAACAGTGGAAGAAGTAGCAAATCTTGCAGTTTATCTTTCTTCTCCACTTTCTTCCGCAACAAATGGCGCAGCACTCCGAGTGGATGGGGGTGTGGTCAAGTCTGCATTCTAG
- a CDS encoding homoserine dehydrogenase, translating to MQTIRIGLIGAGTVGSGVLKILSEESARFEKEYGISLNVHTICTRTPSKIAPISKLFSKVKITDDYKQVVGNPEIDMIIELVGGTTISEEIVLGALQSKQTVITANKALLSEKGEIIYRTAEENHTEIGFEASVGGSIPIIRAIRNCLAGDKFLGLYGILNGTTNFILSKMETEGLDYKEALKLAQEKGFAEADPSFDVEGIDTAHKISILGSLAFGEKIPLQNIVVEGITKITRLDIAFASDLGYRIKLLGLVRKLDGKVEARVQPVMIPKHHAFASVMNETNAVYYKTTFAGPGLIVGKGAGALPTASAVVSDLIYYGSRRGKNLPMEKNRFPKASISEANQTEARYYLRFNTLDQPGVLAEIAKDLGTNGVSISSVRQNESEKEPAEVVVVTHPCVEASISASLGRIDASDVVLEPSVAIRLEDKL from the coding sequence ATGCAGACGATTCGAATCGGATTAATTGGCGCAGGCACAGTCGGCTCAGGAGTTCTTAAAATTCTTTCGGAAGAATCCGCAAGATTCGAAAAAGAATACGGTATCTCCCTAAATGTACATACGATTTGCACCCGAACTCCATCCAAAATTGCCCCTATTTCGAAATTATTTTCTAAAGTAAAAATAACAGACGATTACAAACAAGTGGTGGGAAACCCCGAAATCGATATGATCATCGAACTTGTAGGAGGTACCACAATCTCCGAAGAGATCGTATTAGGGGCCTTACAATCCAAACAAACTGTGATCACCGCTAACAAAGCGCTCCTTTCCGAAAAAGGAGAGATCATTTATAGAACTGCGGAAGAAAACCACACCGAGATTGGGTTTGAAGCTTCCGTAGGAGGTTCTATTCCGATCATCCGAGCCATAAGGAATTGTTTAGCAGGAGATAAGTTCCTAGGACTTTACGGGATCTTGAACGGAACAACTAACTTCATCCTTTCCAAAATGGAAACAGAAGGTTTAGATTATAAAGAAGCTTTAAAACTCGCTCAGGAAAAGGGATTTGCAGAAGCGGATCCAAGCTTCGACGTAGAAGGTATAGATACAGCTCATAAGATCAGCATTTTAGGATCCTTGGCATTCGGAGAAAAGATCCCTCTACAAAACATAGTGGTAGAAGGCATAACAAAGATTACACGACTGGATATCGCATTCGCTTCAGATCTGGGTTATAGGATAAAGTTACTCGGTCTTGTAAGAAAATTAGACGGCAAGGTAGAAGCCAGGGTTCAACCTGTAATGATCCCAAAACATCATGCGTTCGCAAGTGTGATGAATGAGACAAATGCGGTGTATTATAAAACCACATTTGCGGGGCCAGGTTTGATCGTAGGCAAAGGTGCGGGAGCTTTACCGACCGCGTCTGCAGTGGTTTCGGATCTGATCTATTACGGCTCAAGACGCGGCAAAAATCTTCCGATGGAAAAGAACAGATTTCCAAAAGCTTCCATATCAGAAGCAAACCAAACCGAAGCCAGATATTATCTAAGATTTAACACCTTAGACCAACCAGGAGTTTTGGCAGAAATCGCAAAAGATTTGGGAACAAACGGAGTATCGATTTCTTCCGTACGCCAAAATGAATCGGAAAAGGAACCTGCAGAAGTAGTGGTGGTCACACATCCTTGTGTAGAAGCTTCGATTTCTGCGTCTCTAGGAAGGATAGACGCTTCCGACGTGGTTTTAGAACCCTCGGTAGCAATTCGGTTGGAAGACAAATTGTGA
- a CDS encoding tetratricopeptide repeat protein has product MAVLTFSSVSYLTGFLLSGLCAFFLLIRKEKYETTLHLGWVFLYCALLELSFLLGTSFFHPLSFLHRWVSLPSAFLLCAHLCLYFFLLNPQTSEKTGRILLGAGYFLALSILVLHIVGTIFAKPVYDFGGGVYDVIHRADERVIFWFGIIYVSVILLFGVWRGFQAYRSDIQLMALSLWVPFLLLLGTTILFHLKEIAYPLDRAIGLSFWNPIFLAALFLAWLIHLRASGEAFSLKSPILLGIVLLLLFVFQGSSWLFLQPGLESYNETVKERLKAQDLSPDSYLLSVQDNDGFVLTASGGLETSFFAESKRDLILSFIWNHPSSLNKEFPSYAKVAESLKGSDKYSENLINFSKGLEKVRKKIRNLPPKDIRDGILEQISPDGKEEKLALFLKILSGSVKNSSAEGEALRSFALDQMRELVPEGEPRFRRIPGLAMGEYYYSIIQKSPGKTQMKEIGIPYQEFLSFETGLLKKPVLAFLVGLLLFSIAINSFFSFFVIHPLDRLYSALELATEGDLQRELHPEAWDEIGSLADQFNRMIQSVRTEESSGSTSFSRNEAVSGSDGSISSWKEISDRIKRTSSVSELKKFLSDLQGSQDSHPVRSKLILKLGLKIKDYQTAYMAARELREMGIVKDPEMLFILSYCAKKTGDIQEAIRLSEELRSISEGHSQNNLHLADMYYHTNRLDEARDLAIQIRKDQGPSAAVTKLLNAIEKKGA; this is encoded by the coding sequence ATGGCTGTTTTAACTTTTTCCAGCGTCAGTTACCTTACCGGATTTCTTCTTTCTGGACTCTGCGCTTTTTTTCTTCTGATCAGAAAGGAAAAGTATGAAACAACTCTACACCTAGGTTGGGTATTCTTATACTGCGCGTTACTCGAGCTTTCCTTTTTGCTCGGGACTTCTTTCTTCCATCCTCTTTCTTTTTTACACAGATGGGTTTCTTTACCTTCTGCGTTTTTACTTTGTGCCCATCTATGTTTGTATTTTTTTCTGCTGAATCCGCAAACCTCCGAAAAGACCGGAAGGATCTTATTAGGTGCCGGATATTTTCTGGCCTTAAGTATTTTGGTTCTGCATATAGTCGGAACAATATTCGCTAAGCCTGTTTATGATTTTGGCGGAGGGGTCTACGACGTAATTCACAGAGCCGACGAAAGAGTTATATTTTGGTTCGGGATTATTTATGTTTCTGTAATATTGCTATTTGGGGTTTGGAGAGGTTTTCAGGCCTATCGATCCGATATACAGTTGATGGCTCTTTCTCTTTGGGTGCCTTTTTTACTTCTCCTTGGAACTACTATACTCTTTCATTTAAAAGAGATCGCTTATCCTCTGGATAGAGCCATCGGACTTTCTTTTTGGAATCCGATCTTTTTGGCCGCATTGTTTTTGGCCTGGTTGATCCATTTAAGAGCCTCCGGAGAAGCTTTTAGTCTTAAATCTCCCATTCTACTTGGGATCGTATTGTTATTATTATTCGTGTTTCAAGGAAGCAGTTGGCTTTTTTTACAACCTGGATTGGAATCTTACAACGAAACAGTTAAGGAAAGATTAAAAGCTCAAGATCTGTCCCCCGATTCTTATCTACTTTCCGTGCAAGATAATGACGGATTTGTTCTGACCGCTTCCGGAGGATTAGAGACTTCTTTTTTTGCAGAATCCAAAAGAGATCTGATCCTTTCCTTTATTTGGAATCATCCTTCTTCCTTGAATAAGGAATTTCCTTCTTACGCAAAAGTTGCGGAGTCTCTAAAAGGTTCCGATAAATATTCCGAAAATTTAATTAACTTTTCCAAGGGTTTGGAGAAGGTCCGTAAAAAGATCAGGAATCTTCCTCCCAAGGATATCCGGGACGGGATTTTGGAACAGATCTCTCCGGACGGTAAGGAAGAGAAACTTGCCTTATTTTTAAAAATACTTTCCGGTTCCGTGAAAAACTCTTCTGCAGAAGGAGAGGCGCTGCGTAGTTTTGCGTTGGACCAGATGAGAGAATTGGTCCCGGAAGGAGAACCTCGATTCAGAAGGATCCCTGGACTTGCAATGGGAGAATATTATTATTCCATAATCCAAAAGTCTCCGGGTAAAACCCAGATGAAAGAGATAGGCATTCCATATCAGGAATTTTTGTCTTTCGAGACTGGGTTACTGAAAAAGCCGGTCCTTGCATTCTTAGTTGGTCTGCTTCTTTTTTCCATAGCGATCAATTCGTTTTTCTCGTTCTTCGTGATCCATCCTTTGGACAGATTGTATTCAGCATTGGAGCTTGCAACCGAGGGAGATCTGCAAAGAGAATTACATCCGGAAGCTTGGGACGAGATCGGAAGTTTAGCGGACCAATTTAATCGAATGATCCAATCTGTCCGAACGGAAGAAAGTTCCGGATCAACTTCTTTTAGTCGGAACGAAGCCGTGTCCGGATCCGACGGCTCAATTTCTTCCTGGAAGGAAATTTCGGATCGGATCAAAAGAACCAGTTCAGTTTCGGAATTGAAAAAATTCCTTTCCGATCTGCAAGGAAGCCAAGACTCACATCCAGTTCGTTCTAAACTGATCTTAAAACTAGGCTTGAAGATCAAGGATTATCAAACTGCCTATATGGCTGCCCGGGAACTGAGAGAGATGGGGATCGTGAAAGATCCTGAAATGCTTTTTATCCTGTCTTATTGCGCCAAAAAAACTGGGGATATCCAAGAAGCCATTCGTTTGTCAGAAGAATTGAGATCAATTTCCGAAGGACATTCCCAAAACAATCTGCATCTTGCTGATATGTATTATCATACAAATCGTTTGGATGAAGCCAGGGATCTCGCGATCCAGATCCGTAAAGATCAGGGACCTTCTGCAGCAGTTACGAAACTTTTGAATGCGATAGAAAAAAAAGGCGCCTGA